CTGAGCAGGGCCTGTTCTGGAGGTGGACGGTCTGCGACTCCACGACGGCGCACGTCTGATCCGAACTGCCGCCGTCCACAATAACGAGTTCGTCGAATCCGAGCGTGGCCGTGCGTGAAAGGGTGTGACCGATACCGCGGGCTTCGTTGAGAACCGGGATGATGACGGCAATGGTCATCGACGGGAGAGGAAAAGCGATGAATTCACCGGCCTGCTCTTAGGATGGATACGGCACGCGGCTTTTCAGGTCGCCTGTTTCGGCTCGTTGAACATGAAATACATCACGACGACGACGGTGGACCAGAACACCACCTGCTTGTGCCAGAACAGCACCTCGCCATAATGGAAAAATGCCAGACTGATCAGGACGGATCCGGCCATCAGAGAGTAACGAATCGTCGGATTTTCGACCACGGCATTGGCCCAGACGGCGATGCCGCTGAAGTAGATCAACAGGGGCACGACGTTGATTTCGAACCCTCCGCTGATGGAGAGGAACACGTCGAGAAAGCCGATGAACATCAAGGCTGTGCCGACCATCATCCCGGCGACATGCGCCTGGCGGTCCGAGCCGCTTTCCTCTTCTGGGCCTTCCTGGTTCGAGGAGGGCCTGGACGGACGGGTCGAGGGATCTGGAAGGTCGCTGGGTGGTGCCATGTTTAGGCCTTAAAGTGCTTGCTGAGGGTGAGGGCTTGCCGTTGGTATGACGAGCCGAGTGCCGTCCCATATACCTGTGTCGGCACCGTGAGCATCCGATCATACACTACTTTGAAGAAGGTTTGCCCGTCATGAATGAGGAACGGGACATCGTGCGGGCGGACTTCCAGGACGACCTGAGTGCCCCGCATCTTACCGTCTCCATACCCGAACCCCGGGTCGAAGAAGCCGGCATAATGGGTGCGCAGTTCGCCGCAGGCTGCTTCGTAGGCGACCATCTCCGCGGCATAACCCGGGGGCACCCGAATACGCTCTTTCGACGCCAGGATATAAAACTCCTCCGGTTCCAGGAGGAGACTGTCCTGCCGGTGCCGTTTTAGGGGCTCCCAGAAGTCCAGTGCCGCATAATGTCCGATTTTCGCGAGATCGATGACATGGCTGTTCTTCTTGGCCCGGTAGCCGATGACCGCATCTTCCCGCGCACTTCCGGTGAGGTCTATCCGCAGGAAGAGACCGCGCTCGGTGCGGAATTCCTTCTGGGGGAGCGCCTTCGGGGGCGAGGCATTATGAAAGAGCAGCGGATCGGTTCCGTGGAGCTTTTGCAGGGCGGCGTCGGAGACCGTGGCATCGCCGCGCACGAAACGAATCTGATTCAGGGAGTCACCGGTGCGCACCTTGATGGCGAAAGAGCGCGGCACCACTTCCAGGTAGAGCGGGCCCCGGTAGCCGGCCCGGATTTCATCGAACCCCGCATTTAAGTCGGTCACGACGCGGGTGAAGACGTCCAGCCGTCCGGTGGTGCTTTTGGGATTGGCGCGCGCGCGGAGCGTGGCCGGCAGGTCCAGTTGTTCGAGGAGCGGCACCAGATACACATGGCCCTTCTCGAGGATGGCGCCCTGCGTGAGGTCCATCTCGTACATCACGAGGTCGGACTGATAAAAATCGAGCACATTGAGGCGGCTGCTGATCGCCGACAACTCCGGCAGGAAGCTGCTGATCAGCCGGTACGCTTTCTTTCCAAGGCGTAAGTCCAGGCTGGCCGGTTGAATTTGCCGGTCCTCGATCGGATGCTCCGATGTGATGGATCCACGGGCAATCAGCTGGGTGATGTGCTGGTAGGGCAGAATCCCTTTTGAAGAAGCGGCACGGGTCACAGGTGTTCACCCCCTCCGTCGCAGCCGTTTCCTGCGGAGGCCCAGGAGGGATGGGCGCCGACCATCGGCAGTTCCCGTCCTGAAGCGGAACCGGGCTGGGGGTAGTGGAAGGTCCTGTTTTCGTAATTTCTCAACACGGCGCTGTCTTCATCCAGGTTGACCAGATAGTCCGCGGGCAGCAGTGGAATTTTGCCCCCGCCGCCGGGAGCATCGATCACGAAATGGGGAACGCCCATGCCGCTGGTGTGGCCCTGCAGCGACTTGATGATCTTGAGGCCGGTTTCCACCGACGTCCGGAAATGATTCGTCCCCTTCGTCAGGTCGGCTTGATACAGATAATAGGGCTTTACGCGTGCCAGCAACAATTGATGCATCAGACGTTTCATGATCTCGGGGTCGTCGTTGACCCCCTTCAGTAACACAGTCTGTGCACCGAGGGGAACCCCGGCATCGGCCAGCATCCCGCAGGCGCGTTTCACTTCCGGGGTCAGCTCGTCCGGATGGTTGAAGTGCAGGTTCATATAAAACGGATGATATTTCTTGATGATGTCGCAGAGCTTCGGGGTGATGCGCTCCGGCAGGCTGCCCGGCACGCGTGTGCCGATCCGGATCAGTTCCAAATGGGGAATGGTCCGGAGGGATTTGAGGATTCGTTCCAGCAGGTGATCGGGGAGCAGGAGCGGGTCGCCCCCGGACAAAATCACATCCCGCACTTCCTGATGTTCGCGCAGGTACGCGATGGCCCGGTCCAGTTCCCCTTTCTTGAGGAAGCCCGGTTTGCCCACCAGCCGTTTGCGTGTGCAAAACCGGCAATAAATCGGACACTGATTCGTGACCATCAAGAGGACGCGGTCGGGGTACCGGTGAACCAGGTGGGGGACAGGGCTCATCAGATCTTCTTCGAGCGGATCGTCTTCCGCATCCGCATCGGCCATCTCGGCACGATCGGGCACGACCTGTTTCCAGATCGCATCGCCCTTTTCCTTGATGGTGGCCAGCACGGTCGGCGTAATCCGCATGGGGTAGTCCCCCACGATGTCCTCAATCTCCTTCGGGTCGACGCCGAGCCGATCCGCCAAATCCTTGGGCTTGACCACGCTCTGAGCCAGAATACGTCTCCAATCCTCCACGTCTCTATCCTTTCTAACGGGCTGTTGAAAAAGTCCGCCAGTGGTGTTCTCGCAAGACACTGCCGCCTCACCGTCTCGGCGGCGTTCACAAACGTGACGCGCTGTACTCAGCGCGCCGTGAACCTCAGCGGTTCATCGTACGACACGAGTACGATGAGCCCTTTCGCTCGCTATGCCCTTGCTGGGCGGCCTTTTTGAACAGCCTGCAGGTGATGCATAGGGAAATACGTGATCGCAGCCGACGCTGAACAGCACACGGGCGACGACTTGTTTGTCAAGAACGTGCTAAGTAGTCGAGCCTTGCGGGCCGGCGCCTGCCCGCGGGATCGGGGCCGGTCCGGGAGCGGCGCTCGCGCTGCAGATCCGGGCAAAGTCCTCACGGGCGTGCCTTGTCATACTGGGTGTCCAGGTGAGCAAGAATGTCGTGTGTTTCTGTCAGCACCGTGTCTCCGTCCTTCAAGACCGGGACATAGTATTGACCCGACACCTCGAAGACTTGTGTGCGCATCGGACGAAAGTCCGGAACCACCACGTCTTCGTAGGAGAGTTTCAGTTCGTCCAGACGATCCCGAACGACCGCGCAATCCGGGCACCATTGGACATGATAGAGCGTGAGAGCCATGCGTACCTATGGGGCAAAAGGTTGAGTAGGCATCTGCCAACGAACCGGTTCTGCTGCAGCGATCATCAGGTTACCTTATGACGCGAGGTTTTGCGCGATGGCACAGGGCGCCATGATCGCGTCGACCATACCGTGGATGATTTTCTTATTGGCAGGGCAGAGGGTCGCGAGAATCCCGCCGAGTTCGGCTTTATCGCCGACGACGAAATAGTAGGGAGACAAGCGGACTCTCCCGGACATCGGGACCACCGTGTCGCTCCGTTCGTCGAAATAGGACAATTCGAACAGGCGGCCCTTGTGGAATTCCTGAAGGACATAGGGCGTCGCCGGGAATGCCTGGAGTGCCTGCTCTAATGCCGCGGCCCACTCGATCTGCGGCAGATCGTGTCCGATGGACACGCCGCGGCTGCCCCAGGCCAGTTCAGAAAATCCTGATGGTTTGAGCACCAACTGGCGTTCCTTTTGGGTCGTCTGGGCCAAGCGCCGGAAGTCCGAGACCGCACGACCGCTGATCGTGAGGTTCGGGATGACCGCGGATGGAGGGACCGGTTGTGGGTCGAGGACCCAGGTTCTCGGCAGCAATCGTCGTAAGTTGACGGCGGTTTCTGGAGGTAATGCCTGTTCCCAAAACGGAGTGAGTTCCGGATGGTGAAACAGTCCGAACGCCAGCTTTTCTTCAAGCGCAGGTTTGTAAGGCGGCGTGACCGTCACCTGACCCTTTTTGGCGGCATACATCACGAGTTCAGCCTTGGGAATGTTTTTCAAGTCGAACAGTTCGAAAAAACGGTAGAGTAAGCCGATCGGCCGTGGTCCGGTGTCTTCCTGCAGAAACAGGCCCTCTTCGGAGAAATGCACCGCCCGTGGTTCAACACAGTAAGCCTGGTGCCCGATCTCACGCAATCGTTGGGCCATCCATTCCATCTCCGCCCGGTATTCCTTGGCCTCATCGGAGACGACAATCGCCAGACACCCTTCCTGGGCTCCTTGCTGAGCGTGCAGCATGGCGGCGAAGCCTTGCAACATCCCGTCACGCCCTGCGATGAGGGGAGAGCGTTCAGGCGCCGGGCCGGGGGGCTGGTGTTCCATGGTGGGCTGATCATCATAGGCTCGAGTCAGGCAACCGGTCAGGCCGATCCCACCCGGTACCGAATCGAGCTCTGTGATCACCATGCCGTCGGCGGTTGGAATCACGTCGGGTCGGATGATGCCCGGAATGAGGGTGCGGAAACGGTTCATCCGGCTAAAGGTGATCAGCGATTCCGGTTTGCCCTGGTCGAGATAGGCCGCTACCCAGGCGGGTTGCGTTCCGCGGGTGCTGTCCTGATACAGACGGTTCAGAGCCCGGTAGAAGGAGAGGAGGTCCTGTCCCAGTTGCTGAAAAAACGTGACGTCCGAGGAAGAGAGCGGAAAGGGCGTCGGCGACAGGCGGAACCGTGGCGTCTGAATTGAGGAGCCGGTCGTTGCCGCGCCGTCGCCGGTCTGGCCATAGATCCCGGCGCAAACGAGAGCATCACGAATTGCGAGACAACGTCGGCGGGCTTCGTCGGAGTTCAATGGCTCACGTGAATGTTGTGCCAGTGCCAATGCAATATCCTCGAGACTCGCAGCGCAGTCGCATGCCTCGCACTCGCGTTTGGATTCGAGGTGAGCAAATCGTACCATGGCCTCTGATACCGGTACAAGTCAGCGGAGCGCCGGAGCGGTTCGAGGAGCGATTCGTTACCGCCCCGTGAGAGCTCGGCCACGCGGGGGTGAAACGTTCCGATTAGTAGGCCGCTCAGTCTGTTAGTGCTACAATGCGCTCACAGCTCATGACGAGTTCATTCGTGCCAATTGTCCCCACACATCCTTCACGTCCCGGGGGTGATCCTCTCCTGCAGATCGTGCCGAGTTCTGCCTGCCTCAGTTGCGATGTCTGTTGCCGGTTTCCGGAGCGAGACAGTTTCCTGCGGCCCTTCTTTACCGCCGATGAAATCGGGACTGCAACTGCGGCCGGGCTTTCCCCTGCGCTGTTTCCAAACCCCGATGGTTCACAAATCGACCTGACTCCGAATCCGGATGGGGACGGGTACGTCTGTCCGGCCTTCGATTGCGCAACCTCGCAGTGCCGCATCTATGACGTCCGTCCCCTCGATTGCCGGCTCTACCCGTTTGCCTTGATGTGGGATGCCATGCATGAGCAGGTGCTGTTGGGATGGGATACGAAGTGTCCGTACATGAGGGACCAGCCTTCACCGCTCGTGGCGCAGGCTGCCGACGAAGTTGCCGGATGGATTGAGCAGGATGCCAGGGTGGAGACGCTTGTGCGGTATCCCAGGCTCATCGGGCGATTTCAAGAAGACGTGATCGTGTTGCGGCCGCTCGAACGCGTGACCGAACGGTTGCGGCAGGGGCGCACGCAGGCGAGGACGCAGGCCCTCACGCTCGGGGATCGAGGACGCATGGACGCGGCGCTCGCCGTCAGCGCCGGTGTTCAGGGAACGCCGCTCGCCGCCGCGTCCTTCGCCTACCACTATATCTGGCGACATCGCGTGACCTATTCCTGGGCTGTTCTCCACGACCATCTCTGTTTGTTCGCCGACTGCCCCGATGGCCTGTTCATGGCCCTGCCCCCGCTTGGGGCGGGTCCTCTTGCTCAGCCGTTGACCGGGGCCTTTCGGTTCATGCGTGAACGGAACGGCGATTCCCGGGTCACGCGGGTCGAAAATGTGCCGGAGGCCTGTATCGATGAGATTCGCGCACTGGGCTACCGTGTGACTGCGAAAGAGCCAGACTATCTCTACGAGGCATCAGCTCTGTCCGACTTGTCCGGCGAGTCATTTAAATCCCCGCGGGCCGCGTGCAATCGTTTTATCCGGGAACGGGGCGGGATGCTTGAGCCCTATGAGTCTCGGGACCAACGAGCCTGTGTCAGCTTGTTTCATGAATGGCGGGAACAGAAGCAGCGGGCCGGTTCCGATGATTGGGCCTCTGCGCTGTTGGCGGATGCCGCGGGCGCGCATGAGACGGCATTGTCTAACGCGGCCGAACTCGGGCTGACCGGCGCC
The window above is part of the Nitrospira sp. genome. Proteins encoded here:
- a CDS encoding glutathione S-transferase N-terminal domain-containing protein; this translates as MALTLYHVQWCPDCAVVRDRLDELKLSYEDVVVPDFRPMRTQVFEVSGQYYVPVLKDGDTVLTETHDILAHLDTQYDKARP
- a CDS encoding DUF2156 domain-containing protein, producing the protein MPIVPTHPSRPGGDPLLQIVPSSACLSCDVCCRFPERDSFLRPFFTADEIGTATAAGLSPALFPNPDGSQIDLTPNPDGDGYVCPAFDCATSQCRIYDVRPLDCRLYPFALMWDAMHEQVLLGWDTKCPYMRDQPSPLVAQAADEVAGWIEQDARVETLVRYPRLIGRFQEDVIVLRPLERVTERLRQGRTQARTQALTLGDRGRMDAALAVSAGVQGTPLAAASFAYHYIWRHRVTYSWAVLHDHLCLFADCPDGLFMALPPLGAGPLAQPLTGAFRFMRERNGDSRVTRVENVPEACIDEIRALGYRVTAKEPDYLYEASALSDLSGESFKSPRAACNRFIRERGGMLEPYESRDQRACVSLFHEWREQKQRAGSDDWASALLADAAGAHETALSNAAELGLTGAVVRVGGRIRAYTMGLWLNPSVFCVLLEVADRDIVGLGPFVFREFCRQARAKGACWINTMDDSGLPSLARSKQWYHPARLLPNYIVTES
- a CDS encoding 2'-deoxycytidine 5'-triphosphate deaminase produces the protein MTRAASSKGILPYQHITQLIARGSITSEHPIEDRQIQPASLDLRLGKKAYRLISSFLPELSAISSRLNVLDFYQSDLVMYEMDLTQGAILEKGHVYLVPLLEQLDLPATLRARANPKSTTGRLDVFTRVVTDLNAGFDEIRAGYRGPLYLEVVPRSFAIKVRTGDSLNQIRFVRGDATVSDAALQKLHGTDPLLFHNASPPKALPQKEFRTERGLFLRIDLTGSAREDAVIGYRAKKNSHVIDLAKIGHYAALDFWEPLKRHRQDSLLLEPEEFYILASKERIRVPPGYAAEMVAYEAACGELRTHYAGFFDPGFGYGDGKMRGTQVVLEVRPHDVPFLIHDGQTFFKVVYDRMLTVPTQVYGTALGSSYQRQALTLSKHFKA
- a CDS encoding KamA family radical SAM protein, whose translation is MEDWRRILAQSVVKPKDLADRLGVDPKEIEDIVGDYPMRITPTVLATIKEKGDAIWKQVVPDRAEMADADAEDDPLEEDLMSPVPHLVHRYPDRVLLMVTNQCPIYCRFCTRKRLVGKPGFLKKGELDRAIAYLREHQEVRDVILSGGDPLLLPDHLLERILKSLRTIPHLELIRIGTRVPGSLPERITPKLCDIIKKYHPFYMNLHFNHPDELTPEVKRACGMLADAGVPLGAQTVLLKGVNDDPEIMKRLMHQLLLARVKPYYLYQADLTKGTNHFRTSVETGLKIIKSLQGHTSGMGVPHFVIDAPGGGGKIPLLPADYLVNLDEDSAVLRNYENRTFHYPQPGSASGRELPMVGAHPSWASAGNGCDGGGEHL